Proteins encoded in a region of the Moritella marina ATCC 15381 genome:
- a CDS encoding trypsin-like serine protease, with the protein MKSLKNIAILSLLPTSAFAIGLLDRGADLYDTSSLRHSMQGNGFAVVKGSCCTGTLIDPYWVITADHVSSSKWSVNKYEEKTEGNYTIVAQQKTQLDMTNDPWGKVKWIIKDKHGENIDLAIFKLNKPFDIIKPAEIYDFRKLGFELGGKLGYVPNRSGSQQIVGTFTHRADKDYKTWPRTGWLDVSYTGLPHTKYESDIAGGDSGSGVYVEHKDKIYLVGAMAMTFRVGSKTGQSGMSASYFLEQIEKIMADNAYIKSLSLQDWKVETSKLQEVFHSSPYVENYVEESFKSVVGDKYRISFDVNAAAKYDIEVEGRKISFDRVQNEEVLYTELVSTDGELNIKLTNKSDIENGVKNPADFAGVFIHKL; encoded by the coding sequence ATGAAATCATTAAAAAATATCGCCATCTTATCACTACTGCCTACCTCAGCATTCGCTATTGGCTTACTTGATCGTGGTGCTGACTTATACGATACCAGTAGCTTACGACATAGCATGCAAGGTAATGGTTTCGCTGTAGTCAAAGGCAGTTGTTGTACTGGTACTTTGATTGACCCATATTGGGTTATTACCGCTGATCACGTTAGTTCTTCAAAATGGTCTGTCAATAAATATGAAGAAAAGACAGAAGGCAATTACACGATTGTCGCTCAACAAAAGACTCAGCTAGACATGACAAATGACCCCTGGGGAAAAGTGAAATGGATTATTAAAGACAAGCATGGCGAGAACATAGATCTAGCCATATTTAAGCTGAATAAGCCATTTGATATCATCAAGCCCGCTGAGATTTATGATTTCAGAAAGCTTGGTTTTGAACTGGGCGGTAAACTTGGCTACGTACCGAACCGAAGCGGTAGTCAACAAATTGTCGGTACTTTTACGCATCGTGCAGATAAAGACTATAAAACTTGGCCTAGAACGGGTTGGCTTGATGTGAGTTATACGGGGCTTCCTCATACCAAATATGAATCTGATATTGCAGGAGGAGATAGTGGCTCAGGTGTCTATGTTGAGCATAAGGATAAAATCTATTTAGTCGGAGCAATGGCAATGACCTTCCGAGTTGGCTCGAAGACAGGTCAATCAGGTATGAGTGCATCCTATTTTTTAGAGCAGATTGAAAAGATCATGGCTGATAATGCTTATATCAAATCTTTATCACTGCAAGACTGGAAAGTTGAGACAAGCAAACTACAAGAAGTTTTCCATTCATCTCCATATGTTGAGAATTATGTTGAGGAATCGTTCAAGTCGGTAGTTGGTGATAAGTACAGAATATCATTCGATGTTAATGCTGCGGCTAAATACGATATCGAAGTTGAAGGTCGAAAAATATCTTTTGACAGAGTTCAAAATGAAGAAGTGCTTTATACCGAGTTGGTATCAACTGATGGTGAACTAAACATTAAGCTTACTAACAAAAGTGATATTGAAAATGGTGTTAAAAACCCTGCTGATTTCGCTGGTGTTTTTATTCACAAACTATAA